The Paludisphaera rhizosphaerae genome includes a region encoding these proteins:
- a CDS encoding acyl-CoA carboxylase subunit beta, producing MHEIIRRLDEKRAAARLGGGEKRIAAQHSKGKLTARERIELLLDPGSFEEWDMFKGHRCTDFGMADQVIPGDGVVTGYGTINGRLVFVFSQDFTVFGGSLSEAHAEKICKIMDKATDVGAPVIGLNDSGGARIQEGVASLGGYADVFLRNVEASGVVPQISLVMGPCAGGAVYSPAMTDFIFMVKDSSYMFVTGPDVVKTVTHESVSAEELGGAVTHTTKSGVADLAFENDVEALMMTRRLFTFIPSNNRESPPAVPTEDPVDRREPSLDSLVPDDPNKPYDIRELILKVVDEWDFFELMPDHARNIVIGFGRIGGRSVGFVANQPLVLAGCLDIKSSIKAARFVRFCDAFNIPVVTFVDVPGFMPGTAQEYGGIIKHGAKLLYAYAECTAPKVTVITRKAYGGAYDVMSSKHLKGDVNFAWPSSEIAVMGPKGAVEIIFRDEKKDPEKIAAREREYREKFANPFIAGHRGFIDDVIMPQETRGRLARSLEMLRRKKVERPWRKHGNIPL from the coding sequence ATGCACGAGATCATCCGCCGGCTCGACGAGAAGCGGGCCGCGGCGCGTCTGGGCGGGGGCGAGAAGCGGATCGCCGCGCAGCATTCGAAGGGGAAGCTCACGGCCCGAGAGCGCATCGAGCTGCTCCTCGATCCCGGCTCGTTTGAAGAATGGGACATGTTTAAGGGCCACCGTTGCACCGACTTCGGCATGGCCGATCAGGTGATCCCCGGCGATGGCGTGGTCACCGGCTACGGCACCATCAACGGCCGACTCGTCTTCGTCTTCAGTCAGGACTTCACCGTCTTCGGCGGGTCGCTCTCGGAGGCTCACGCCGAGAAGATCTGCAAGATCATGGACAAGGCCACGGACGTCGGCGCCCCCGTGATCGGGCTGAACGACTCGGGAGGCGCCCGTATCCAGGAGGGCGTCGCCTCGCTGGGGGGCTATGCGGACGTCTTCCTTCGCAACGTGGAGGCCTCGGGCGTCGTCCCGCAGATCTCTCTCGTCATGGGGCCTTGCGCGGGGGGCGCTGTTTATTCGCCGGCGATGACCGACTTCATCTTCATGGTGAAGGACTCGTCGTACATGTTCGTCACCGGCCCGGACGTCGTGAAGACGGTCACCCATGAATCGGTCTCGGCCGAGGAGTTGGGCGGCGCGGTGACGCATACGACGAAGTCGGGCGTCGCCGATCTGGCCTTTGAGAACGACGTCGAGGCGCTCATGATGACGCGCCGGCTGTTCACGTTCATCCCGTCCAACAACCGTGAGAGCCCTCCCGCCGTCCCGACCGAAGACCCTGTCGACCGTCGCGAGCCGTCGCTCGATTCGCTCGTTCCCGACGACCCGAACAAGCCCTATGACATCAGGGAGCTGATCCTCAAGGTCGTCGACGAGTGGGACTTCTTCGAACTGATGCCCGACCACGCGCGGAACATCGTGATCGGCTTCGGGCGAATCGGCGGCCGGAGCGTGGGGTTCGTGGCGAATCAGCCGCTGGTTCTGGCCGGCTGCCTGGACATCAAGAGCTCGATCAAGGCCGCGCGGTTCGTCCGGTTCTGCGACGCATTCAACATCCCCGTGGTGACGTTCGTGGACGTCCCGGGCTTCATGCCGGGGACGGCCCAGGAGTACGGCGGCATCATCAAGCACGGGGCGAAGCTCCTGTACGCTTACGCCGAGTGCACGGCTCCCAAGGTCACCGTCATCACCCGCAAGGCTTACGGCGGGGCGTACGACGTGATGTCGTCGAAGCACCTCAAGGGGGACGTCAACTTCGCCTGGCCTTCGTCGGAGATCGCCGTGATGGGGCCGAAGGGCGCGGTGGAGATCATCTTCCGAGACGAGAAGAAGGATCCCGAGAAGATCGCCGCCCGCGAGCGCGAGTATCGCGAGAAGTTCGCCAACCCGTTCATCGCCGGTCATCGCGGTTTCATCGACGACGTCATCATGCCCCAGGAGACGCGCGGCCGGTTGGCGCGTTCGCTGGAGATGCTCCGGAGGAAGAAGGTCGAGCGGCCCTGGCG
- the meaB gene encoding methylmalonyl Co-A mutase-associated GTPase MeaB encodes MSSDLEAATTSESRVTLDSADQALVDGVLKRQPRALAKAITLIESTRSDHRRRAAGVLDALLPHTGNSIRLGISGSPGAGKSTFIEALGLALIRRGRRVAVLAVDPSSSISGGSILGDKTRMEHLSVSPDAFIRPSPSRGSLGGVADKTREAMLICEAAGFDVILIETVGVGQSETTVAGMVDAFVLVQLPNAGDDLQAIKKGIVEIADVIVVNKADIDPDAAELARRQLAGALSLLRHPSPNWKPVVVALSAAKSQGIDKFWDEIERLRRTLTKSGDFTEKRRRQSVDWMWSLIDQGLRQRFRENANVRRELEPTSRSVAEGRTTAAAAAYRLLDFVEADGD; translated from the coding sequence ATGTCGAGCGATCTAGAAGCAGCAACGACTTCTGAGAGCCGAGTGACCCTCGACTCGGCCGACCAGGCTCTCGTGGACGGCGTCCTGAAGCGTCAACCTCGGGCGCTGGCCAAGGCGATCACGCTGATCGAGTCCACTCGCTCCGATCACCGTCGACGCGCCGCGGGCGTTCTCGACGCCCTGCTGCCCCACACGGGGAATTCGATCCGGCTGGGCATCAGCGGGTCGCCGGGGGCGGGGAAATCGACGTTCATTGAGGCCCTCGGGCTGGCGTTGATCAGGCGCGGGCGTCGCGTGGCCGTCCTCGCGGTCGATCCCTCCAGCAGCATCTCGGGCGGCTCGATCCTGGGGGACAAGACCCGGATGGAGCACCTGTCGGTCAGCCCCGACGCATTCATCCGGCCCTCGCCGTCACGCGGGTCGCTCGGCGGCGTGGCCGACAAGACGCGCGAGGCCATGCTGATCTGCGAGGCCGCCGGCTTTGACGTCATCCTGATCGAGACCGTCGGCGTCGGCCAGTCCGAGACGACGGTCGCCGGCATGGTCGACGCCTTCGTGCTCGTCCAGCTTCCAAACGCGGGCGATGACCTTCAGGCGATCAAGAAAGGGATCGTCGAGATCGCCGACGTCATCGTCGTCAACAAGGCGGATATCGATCCCGACGCTGCTGAGTTGGCCCGCCGGCAACTCGCCGGTGCACTCTCGCTGCTGCGGCATCCGTCGCCCAACTGGAAGCCCGTCGTCGTCGCCCTCAGCGCGGCGAAGAGTCAGGGGATCGACAAGTTCTGGGACGAGATCGAGCGGTTGCGCCGAACCCTGACGAAGTCCGGCGACTTCACCGAGAAACGCCGCCGACAATCGGTCGACTGGATGTGGAGCCTGATCGACCAGGGCCTCCGCCAGAGGTTCCGCGAGAACGCCAACGTCCGTCGCGAGCTTGAGCCGACGAGTCGGTCCGTCGCCGAGGGCCGGACCACGGCCGCCGCCGCCGCCTATCGTCTGCTCGATTTCGTGGAAGCCGACGGCGACTGA
- the scpA gene encoding methylmalonyl-CoA mutase, with protein MSESLPNSSDLSGWTKAAAKFAPENKVENLDWKTPEGIDVKPLYTAKDLDGLQYDDTLPGFEPFVRGPQATMYAVRPWTIRQYAGFSTAEESNAFYKRTLAGGGQGISVAFDLATHRGYDSDHPRVQGDVGKAGVAIDSVEDMKILFDGIPLDKVSVSMTMNGAVLPILAGYIVAAEEQGVTLDKLSGTIQNDILKEFMVRNTYIYPPEPSMRIVADIIEYTAHHMPKFNSISISGYHMQEAGATQALELGLTLGDGKEYVKTALAKGLDVDEFAGRLSFFFAIGMNFYLEVAKLRAARLLWWKIMKGFNPKKPKSMMLRTHCQTSGWSLTEQDPYNNVVRTAIEAMAAVFGGTQSLHTNSFDEAIALPTDFSARIARNTQIIIQEESHICSVVDPWAGSYMMEKLTQEIADKAWEIIEEVEKLGGMTKAVESGWAKMKIEECAAEKQARIDSGLDVIVGVNKYRLPKEDPVEIREIDNTAVRDSQIARLKAVRANRDSAAVKKALDELSEVAHKGEGNLLEATVKAVRLRATIGEVSDALEKMWGRFRAKNQVISGVYGMAFGKNLEWDELKAEVDKFAEEEGRRPRVMIAKLGQDGHDRGAKVVATALADLGFDIDIGPLFQTPEEAARQAIENDCHAVGVSTLAAGHKTLVPELVKALKDQGADDICVFVGGVIPVQDYDFLYQAGAVGIFGPGTPIPDCAKKILEAIRKSRIPA; from the coding sequence ATGAGCGAGTCGCTGCCGAATTCCTCCGACCTGAGCGGCTGGACCAAGGCCGCCGCCAAGTTCGCCCCTGAGAACAAGGTGGAGAATCTGGACTGGAAGACTCCCGAGGGCATCGACGTCAAGCCCCTCTACACGGCGAAGGATCTTGACGGGCTTCAGTACGACGACACGCTTCCCGGCTTCGAGCCGTTCGTCCGCGGCCCTCAGGCGACGATGTACGCCGTCCGCCCCTGGACCATCCGCCAGTACGCCGGCTTCTCCACGGCCGAGGAGTCGAACGCCTTCTACAAGCGGACCCTCGCCGGCGGCGGCCAGGGGATCTCCGTGGCCTTCGACCTGGCGACTCACCGCGGTTACGACTCCGACCATCCCCGCGTCCAGGGGGACGTGGGCAAGGCCGGCGTGGCCATCGACTCGGTCGAGGACATGAAGATCCTGTTCGACGGGATCCCCCTCGACAAGGTCTCGGTCTCCATGACGATGAACGGGGCGGTTCTGCCGATCCTCGCCGGCTACATCGTCGCCGCGGAAGAGCAGGGCGTCACGCTCGACAAGCTCTCTGGGACCATCCAGAACGACATCCTCAAGGAGTTCATGGTCCGCAACACTTACATCTATCCCCCTGAGCCCTCGATGCGGATCGTCGCCGACATCATCGAGTACACGGCTCATCACATGCCCAAGTTCAATTCGATCTCGATCTCGGGCTACCACATGCAGGAGGCCGGCGCGACTCAGGCGCTGGAGCTCGGCCTGACGCTCGGCGACGGCAAGGAGTACGTCAAGACGGCGCTGGCGAAGGGGCTGGACGTCGACGAGTTCGCCGGCCGGCTTAGCTTCTTCTTCGCGATCGGGATGAACTTCTACCTGGAGGTCGCCAAGCTCCGCGCCGCACGACTGCTCTGGTGGAAGATCATGAAGGGCTTCAACCCCAAGAAGCCCAAGTCGATGATGCTGCGGACGCACTGCCAGACCTCGGGCTGGTCGCTTACCGAGCAAGACCCTTACAACAACGTCGTGCGAACGGCGATCGAGGCGATGGCGGCGGTCTTCGGCGGGACGCAGTCGTTGCACACGAACTCGTTCGACGAGGCCATCGCGCTGCCGACCGACTTCTCGGCCCGGATCGCCCGCAACACGCAGATCATCATCCAGGAAGAGTCGCACATCTGTTCCGTCGTCGATCCCTGGGCCGGCTCCTACATGATGGAGAAGCTCACGCAGGAGATCGCCGACAAGGCGTGGGAGATCATCGAAGAGGTCGAGAAGCTCGGCGGCATGACCAAGGCGGTCGAGTCCGGCTGGGCCAAGATGAAGATCGAGGAGTGCGCCGCGGAGAAGCAGGCGCGGATCGACTCCGGCCTCGACGTCATCGTCGGCGTGAACAAGTACCGTCTCCCGAAAGAAGACCCGGTCGAGATTCGCGAGATCGACAACACGGCCGTCCGCGATTCCCAGATCGCCCGCCTCAAAGCGGTCCGCGCCAACCGCGATTCGGCGGCCGTCAAGAAGGCGCTCGACGAGCTTTCCGAGGTCGCTCACAAGGGCGAAGGCAACCTGCTTGAGGCGACGGTCAAGGCGGTCCGCCTTCGAGCCACCATCGGCGAGGTCTCCGACGCACTCGAGAAGATGTGGGGTCGCTTCCGGGCCAAGAACCAGGTGATCTCGGGAGTCTACGGGATGGCGTTCGGCAAGAACCTGGAGTGGGACGAGTTGAAGGCCGAAGTGGACAAGTTCGCCGAGGAAGAAGGCCGCCGTCCCCGCGTGATGATCGCCAAACTGGGCCAGGACGGTCATGACCGCGGCGCCAAGGTCGTGGCCACAGCGCTCGCCGACCTGGGCTTCGACATCGACATCGGCCCGCTCTTCCAGACGCCCGAGGAAGCCGCCCGGCAGGCGATCGAGAACGACTGCCACGCCGTCGGCGTCTCCACCCTGGCCGCCGGCCACAAAACGCTCGTCCCCGAGTTGGTCAAGGCTCTGAAAGACCAGGGGGCGGATGACATCTGCGTCTTCGTCGGGGGCGTCATCCCCGTCCAGGATTACGACTTCCTCTACCAGGCCGGCGCCGTGGGCATCTTCGGTCCTGGAACCCCCATCCCGGACTGCGCCAAGAAGATCCTCGAAGCCATTCGCAAGAGCCGCATTCCTGCGTAA
- a CDS encoding SDR family NAD(P)-dependent oxidoreductase has protein sequence MIIKGKSAIITGAGSGIGQAVALELADRGIAAVGLVDTSESVLNVARTINDRMEKPVAEALIGDVTDPAFRSKAFDLITSKYGAPSICIPAAGVGHDQPAVKVDAKSGKAATFPLDKFREVCEVNLIAAAAWAMETIARIAEDRQKKGKTTWNPDEGIQGTIIFLGAVTPHGNSGQIAYAASKSGLEGVASTLSKEAINYGVRCAVIHPGYTDTPMTRALGDEYIEKNILPHTQLRRLIAPSEIADAIYFLICNSAVSGQLWADAGWHPHA, from the coding sequence ATGATTATTAAAGGAAAGTCGGCCATCATCACCGGGGCCGGCAGCGGCATCGGCCAGGCCGTGGCGCTGGAACTCGCCGATCGCGGGATCGCGGCCGTCGGCCTCGTCGACACCAGCGAGAGCGTCCTGAACGTTGCTCGGACGATCAACGATCGTATGGAAAAGCCCGTCGCCGAGGCGCTCATCGGTGATGTAACCGACCCAGCTTTCCGCTCCAAGGCTTTCGATCTCATCACCAGCAAGTACGGCGCGCCGAGCATCTGCATCCCGGCCGCCGGCGTCGGCCACGACCAGCCCGCCGTCAAGGTCGACGCGAAGTCGGGGAAAGCCGCGACCTTCCCTCTCGACAAGTTCCGCGAAGTCTGCGAGGTCAACCTCATCGCCGCGGCCGCCTGGGCGATGGAGACGATCGCCCGGATCGCCGAGGATCGCCAGAAGAAGGGAAAGACGACCTGGAACCCTGACGAGGGAATCCAGGGGACGATCATCTTCCTGGGCGCGGTCACTCCGCACGGCAACTCGGGACAGATCGCCTACGCCGCCTCGAAGTCGGGGCTGGAAGGGGTGGCCTCCACCCTCTCCAAGGAAGCGATCAACTACGGCGTCCGCTGCGCGGTCATCCACCCCGGATACACCGATACGCCGATGACCCGCGCCCTGGGCGACGAGTACATCGAGAAGAACATTCTGCCGCACACGCAGCTCCGCCGCCTGATCGCCCCGTCGGAAATCGCCGACGCGATCTACTTCCTGATCTGCAACTCGGCCGTCAGCGGTCAGCTCTGGGCCGACGCGGGCTGGCATCCCCACGCCTGA
- the glpX gene encoding class II fructose-bisphosphatase, whose protein sequence is MSRHRVHVNPDHNLALDLVRTTEAAALAAARWVGRGDKNAADGAAVDAMRLLFNSIQFDGVVVIGEGEKDEAPMLFNGEHLGTGDGPQVDVAVDPIDGTKLVAGGMANAVAVVAVSERGTMFDPGPCFYMEKLAAGREAADAIDVAAPIEDNVRKVAAAKGMDVEDLTVAIQDRERHHDAMARVRALGARVNLFTDGDVAAAIAAATRGTGIDLLYTIGGTPEGVITAAALKCLGGAIQGRLRPRSDAERKAVLDAGYDLERILTTEDLVRGQDVFFAATGITDGSLLRGVRYSQEGASTESVVMRSRSGTIRTIKAEHRWEFLEASETADADRRRDRPAHPLPPNLRQGDPA, encoded by the coding sequence ATGAGCCGCCACCGCGTTCACGTCAACCCGGACCACAACCTCGCGCTCGACCTGGTCCGGACCACCGAGGCCGCCGCCCTTGCGGCGGCTCGATGGGTCGGCCGCGGCGACAAGAACGCCGCCGACGGCGCGGCCGTCGACGCCATGCGGCTGCTGTTCAACTCCATCCAGTTCGACGGCGTGGTCGTCATCGGCGAGGGGGAGAAGGACGAGGCCCCCATGCTGTTCAACGGCGAACATCTGGGGACCGGAGACGGTCCTCAGGTGGACGTCGCCGTCGACCCGATCGACGGCACGAAGCTCGTCGCCGGGGGGATGGCCAACGCTGTCGCCGTCGTCGCCGTCTCCGAGCGCGGGACGATGTTCGACCCCGGCCCCTGCTTCTACATGGAGAAGCTGGCTGCCGGTCGCGAGGCCGCCGACGCCATCGACGTCGCCGCACCGATCGAGGACAACGTTCGGAAGGTCGCCGCCGCGAAGGGGATGGACGTCGAGGACCTGACCGTCGCCATCCAGGATCGCGAGCGCCACCACGACGCGATGGCGCGCGTCCGCGCGCTGGGCGCTCGCGTCAACCTCTTCACCGACGGCGACGTGGCCGCAGCCATTGCCGCGGCCACGCGCGGCACGGGGATCGATCTGCTCTACACCATCGGCGGCACTCCCGAAGGCGTCATCACCGCCGCCGCCTTGAAGTGCCTCGGCGGCGCGATCCAGGGGCGGCTCCGGCCTCGAAGCGACGCCGAGCGCAAGGCCGTGCTCGACGCCGGCTACGACCTGGAGCGGATCCTGACGACTGAAGACCTCGTTCGAGGCCAGGACGTCTTCTTCGCGGCCACAGGCATCACCGACGGCTCACTCCTGCGAGGCGTCCGCTACAGCCAGGAGGGCGCCTCTACTGAGTCGGTCGTGATGCGTTCCCGATCCGGCACGATCCGCACCATCAAGGCCGAGCATCGCTGGGAATTCCTGGAAGCCAGCGAGACGGCCGACGCCGACCGTCGCCGCGACCGCCCCGCGCACCCCCTGCCCCCCAATCTCCGTCAGGGCGATCCGGCCTGA
- a CDS encoding acyl-CoA thioesterase, which yields MMKEVTLDIVVRPTEIDVNAHVNNAKFVEYLEWGREEWYDRNDLQYDRLKAMGATTVTVNVNVNYRSECRQGEVLTIVTRPERLGRTSFTFHQEIRKADGTVAIDASVTLVTVDPETRKPRVVPEELAAAFTT from the coding sequence ATGATGAAGGAGGTCACGCTCGACATTGTGGTCCGACCGACGGAGATCGACGTCAACGCGCATGTGAACAACGCGAAGTTCGTCGAGTACCTCGAATGGGGACGTGAAGAGTGGTACGACCGCAACGACCTGCAATACGACCGACTCAAAGCGATGGGGGCGACGACCGTCACGGTCAACGTGAATGTCAACTATCGCAGCGAATGCCGCCAGGGGGAAGTGCTCACCATCGTTACGCGTCCCGAGCGCCTGGGACGGACGAGCTTCACGTTCCACCAGGAGATCCGCAAGGCGGACGGCACGGTCGCCATTGACGCCAGTGTGACGCTGGTGACGGTCGACCCGGAGACACGCAAGCCGCGCGTCGTTCCCGAGGAACTGGCCGCGGCGTTCACCACATAA
- a CDS encoding methylmalonyl-CoA carboxytransferase subunit 5S, translating into MSRTVEVTELVLRDAHQSLLATRMTMEDMVPACEDIDKAGFWSVECWGGATYDSCIRFLNEDPWERLRTFRKLLPNSRLQMLLRGQNLLGYRHYEDSVVDRFVDKSAENGMDVFRVFDALNDPRNLKRAMDAVKRTGKWAEGTICYTTSPLHTVEKFVDLAQRLKEMGASSICLKDMAALLRPQPAFDIVRGIKEKCGEDTLVHVHVHSTTGVTMVSLMKAIEAGADIVDTAISSLSLGPGHNPTEALVEMLAGTGYETKLDKDRLLKIKEHFAKVRPRYAEFESKIYGVETEIFDSQIPGGMISNMESQLRQQGAGDRLKEVLAEVPKVRKAAGYPPLVTPSSQIVGTQAVFNVLMGEYKALTGEFADLMLGYYGETIAERDPAVVAAAEKHAKKSPITNRPADLLKPEWETLDKAAKALPGNDGTPEDTLTYAMFPQVAPKFFAKRAEGPKDPCKSPAAAAAKPAAGPGADGHASITGPVTYDVHIGEKTHKVTVQPA; encoded by the coding sequence ATGTCACGCACGGTTGAGGTCACGGAGCTCGTCCTCCGCGACGCCCACCAGAGCTTGCTGGCCACGCGCATGACGATGGAGGACATGGTCCCCGCATGCGAGGATATCGACAAGGCCGGCTTTTGGAGCGTCGAGTGCTGGGGCGGCGCCACGTACGACTCGTGCATTCGATTCCTGAACGAAGACCCGTGGGAGCGGCTGCGGACGTTCCGCAAGCTCCTGCCGAACTCGCGGCTCCAGATGCTGCTGCGGGGCCAGAACCTTCTTGGCTATCGCCACTACGAAGACTCGGTCGTCGACCGGTTCGTCGACAAGTCGGCCGAGAACGGCATGGACGTCTTCCGCGTCTTCGACGCGCTCAACGACCCGCGCAATCTGAAGCGGGCGATGGACGCCGTGAAGCGCACCGGCAAGTGGGCCGAGGGGACGATCTGCTACACGACGTCGCCGCTGCACACGGTTGAAAAGTTCGTCGACCTGGCCCAGCGGCTGAAGGAAATGGGCGCGTCGTCGATCTGCCTCAAAGACATGGCGGCCCTGCTGCGGCCGCAGCCGGCGTTTGACATCGTCCGGGGCATTAAGGAGAAGTGCGGCGAGGACACACTCGTCCACGTCCACGTCCATTCGACGACCGGCGTGACCATGGTCAGCCTGATGAAGGCCATCGAGGCCGGCGCGGACATCGTCGACACGGCCATCTCGTCGCTCTCGCTCGGCCCCGGGCACAACCCGACCGAGGCCCTCGTCGAGATGCTGGCCGGCACCGGCTACGAAACGAAGCTCGACAAGGACCGACTGCTCAAGATCAAGGAGCACTTCGCCAAGGTCCGCCCCCGCTACGCGGAGTTCGAGTCCAAGATCTACGGCGTCGAGACCGAGATCTTCGACAGCCAGATCCCCGGCGGCATGATCTCCAACATGGAGAGCCAACTCCGCCAGCAAGGGGCCGGCGACCGACTCAAGGAAGTGCTGGCCGAGGTCCCCAAGGTCCGCAAGGCGGCCGGCTATCCGCCGCTGGTGACGCCGTCGAGCCAGATCGTCGGCACACAGGCGGTTTTTAATGTATTGATGGGTGAATACAAGGCGCTCACCGGCGAGTTCGCCGACCTGATGCTGGGCTACTACGGCGAGACGATCGCGGAACGCGACCCGGCGGTCGTTGCGGCGGCCGAGAAGCACGCCAAGAAGTCCCCGATCACGAACCGGCCCGCCGACCTGCTCAAGCCCGAGTGGGAGACCCTCGACAAGGCCGCCAAGGCGCTGCCGGGGAACGACGGCACTCCCGAAGACACGCTGACGTACGCGATGTTCCCCCAGGTCGCCCCCAAGTTCTTCGCCAAGCGAGCCGAGGGTCCCAAGGACCCATGCAAGAGCCCGGCAGCCGCAGCCGCCAAGCCGGCGGCCGGCCCCGGCGCCGACGGCCATGCGTCGATCACAGGCCCGGTCACCTATGACGTCCACATCGGCGAAAAGACACACAAGGTGACCGTCCAACCGGCCTGA
- a CDS encoding acyl-CoA carboxylase subunit beta, whose protein sequence is MSTAPKSMEQLVDELRAARAHLAEGGGPARLEKQKKDGKLTARERVKSLVDDGSFEEIGLFARHRQTEFGMAGKEVPADGVVTGAASIDGRLVHLASQDFSVLGGSAGEVHSLKVAEVMEMSLHTGSPFVFINDSGGARVQEGINSLSGYGKVFFTNVSLSGAVPQISLICGPCAGGAAYSPALTDFIIMTRKAQMFITGPQVIKQVTGEQITGDALGGADAHMANSGVVHFVAENDEEALYLCRRLLSFLPSNNLEDPPRIEAQNNVDPNPELNKIVPVEPKQAYDVRRVITAIVDQGDFLEVQDGYAMNLVVGFARILGRPVGIVANQPQVMSGALDINASDKGARFIRFCNAFNIPLITFVDVPGFLPGVQQEYGGIIRHGAKMLFAYSATTVPKIQVILRKSFGGAHLAMCSKDLGADRVFAWPTAEVAVMGAEGAVEIVFRKEMDQAPDKAAKRAELIQQYKDAFSTPYVAAGRRLVDDIIEPADTRKHLAQALEYLSTKREQRPPKKHGLIPL, encoded by the coding sequence ATGAGTACGGCGCCGAAGTCGATGGAGCAGCTCGTCGACGAGCTGCGAGCCGCTCGGGCCCACCTTGCCGAAGGTGGCGGCCCGGCGCGGCTGGAAAAACAGAAGAAAGACGGCAAGCTCACCGCCCGCGAGCGCGTCAAGTCGCTGGTGGACGACGGTAGCTTCGAGGAGATCGGCCTGTTCGCCCGCCACCGCCAGACTGAGTTCGGCATGGCCGGCAAGGAAGTCCCGGCCGACGGCGTGGTCACCGGCGCGGCGTCGATCGACGGCCGGCTGGTCCACCTCGCCAGCCAGGACTTCAGCGTCCTCGGAGGCTCGGCCGGCGAGGTCCACTCGCTGAAGGTCGCCGAGGTGATGGAGATGTCGCTGCACACCGGCAGCCCGTTCGTCTTCATCAACGACTCGGGCGGCGCCCGAGTGCAGGAAGGGATCAACAGCCTCTCCGGCTACGGCAAGGTGTTCTTCACGAACGTCTCGCTGTCCGGGGCGGTGCCGCAGATCTCCCTGATCTGCGGGCCTTGCGCCGGCGGCGCGGCTTACTCGCCCGCCCTGACCGACTTCATCATCATGACCCGCAAGGCCCAGATGTTCATCACGGGGCCGCAGGTCATCAAGCAGGTGACCGGCGAGCAGATCACGGGCGACGCCCTCGGCGGGGCCGACGCCCACATGGCCAACTCCGGCGTCGTCCACTTCGTCGCCGAGAACGATGAGGAAGCCCTCTACCTCTGCCGCCGACTGCTCAGCTTCCTCCCTTCCAACAACCTGGAAGACCCGCCTCGCATCGAGGCCCAGAACAACGTCGACCCGAACCCTGAACTCAACAAGATCGTCCCGGTCGAACCCAAGCAGGCCTACGACGTCCGCCGGGTGATCACGGCGATCGTCGACCAGGGGGACTTCCTGGAGGTTCAGGACGGCTATGCGATGAACCTCGTCGTCGGCTTCGCCCGGATCCTGGGCCGGCCGGTGGGGATCGTAGCCAACCAGCCGCAGGTGATGTCGGGAGCGCTCGACATCAACGCCTCGGACAAGGGGGCGCGGTTCATCCGGTTCTGCAACGCGTTCAACATTCCGTTGATCACGTTCGTGGACGTCCCGGGGTTCCTGCCGGGCGTTCAGCAGGAATACGGCGGGATCATCCGCCACGGGGCCAAGATGCTCTTCGCCTACTCGGCGACGACGGTCCCCAAGATCCAGGTCATCCTCCGGAAGTCGTTCGGCGGCGCCCACCTGGCGATGTGCTCAAAGGACCTGGGGGCCGACCGCGTCTTCGCCTGGCCGACGGCCGAGGTCGCCGTGATGGGCGCCGAGGGAGCCGTCGAGATCGTCTTCCGCAAGGAGATGGATCAGGCCCCCGACAAGGCCGCCAAGCGGGCCGAGCTGATCCAGCAGTACAAGGACGCCTTCTCGACGCCGTACGTCGCCGCCGGCCGCCGGCTGGTCGACGACATCATCGAGCCGGCCGACACGCGCAAGCATCTCGCACAGGCGCTCGAGTATCTCAGCACCAAGCGCGAGCAGCGACCGCCCAAGAAGCACGGCCTGATCCCCCTCTAA
- a CDS encoding biotin/lipoyl-containing protein, with protein sequence MKLKITVDGKLYEVDVEVSEPERAKPGFVAPIGQVRVPAAPVAPTASPSAAVEKVADESKVCRSPFAGTVSRVEAQVGQKIEPNGVLVVIEAMKMETSITAPAAGKIAKINVAAGDAVKQGQVLVEFE encoded by the coding sequence TTGAAACTCAAGATCACCGTGGACGGCAAACTGTATGAGGTGGACGTCGAGGTCTCGGAGCCGGAGCGGGCCAAGCCCGGCTTCGTCGCGCCGATCGGCCAGGTCCGCGTCCCAGCCGCCCCCGTCGCACCAACGGCGTCGCCGTCGGCCGCCGTCGAGAAGGTCGCCGATGAATCCAAGGTCTGCCGCAGCCCGTTCGCCGGGACCGTCTCCCGCGTCGAGGCCCAGGTCGGCCAGAAAATCGAACCGAACGGGGTCCTCGTCGTCATCGAAGCGATGAAGATGGAAACCTCGATCACCGCCCCCGCCGCCGGCAAGATCGCCAAGATCAACGTCGCCGCCGGCGACGCCGTGAAGCAGGGGCAGGTTCTCGTCGAATTTGAATGA